In Listeria cossartiae subsp. cossartiae, the DNA window GCACATAAAGCTGCTTTACAAAAAAGTGGTGCAACAATTGCCGTGCTCGGTTCGGGTGTCAATAATATCTATCCACTAAAAAATCAATTACTTGCCAATGATATTGCGCGAGACGGTTTGCTTTTAAGTGAATATTTACCTGATGAGGAAGCGAGAAGATGGCACTTTCCAGAGAGAAATCGAATCATTAGTGGATTGTCGATGGGAACGGTAATAATAGAAGCAGCAGAACGAAGTGGTTCCTTGATTACAGCTGATATGGCACTAGAACAAAATAGGCAAGTATTTGCGGTTCCGGGAAACATTTTTATCGATACCTGGAAAGGGACTAATTATTTAATTCAAGAAGGTGCCAAGTTAGTTATGAATGCGAACAATATAATAGAAGAATTTTTTCAAATTAAGCCATAATTATAGTGAAATTATCATTTTTAAGTGATTTGACTTGCAATTCCTGATTTTTTGAGATAAGTTTGCTAAAGAAAGCTGTTATAAAACATCAAAAAATGGACTTTTTCATAAAAGCCATTGACAAACCCAGTAGGAAGGGCTAATATTTACTACTGAATTATGTGAAAAATCAGCATTGAAAACTTATTGAACGCGAGGCTAAGACTGTAATAGGATTAGGACAACGAGTAAAGCCCGTGTATTGACCCAAATCAGGGAGGAATATATAGATATGGCAGATTATTTAGTGATTGTAGAGTCACCTGCAAAAGCAAAAACGATTGAAAAGTATTTAGGTAAGAAATTTAAAGTTAAAGCTTCCATGGGACATGTTCGTGATTTACCTAAGAGCCAAATGGGTGTAGACACAGAACATGACTATGAACCTCGTTATATTACGATTCGCGGAAAAGGTCCTGTTTTAAAAGAATTAAAACAAGCGGCTAAAAAAGCGAAAAAAGTCTATCTCGCAGCCGATCCCGATCGCGAAGGGGAAGCAATTGCATGGCATCTTGCCAACAGTCTGGAGTTAGACCAATCAGATAAATTACGTGTTGTATTTAACGAAATAACCAAAGAAGCAGTAAAAGAATCTTTTAAAACACCCCGTAAAATTGATATGGATTTAGTTAATGCGCAACAAGCTCGTAGAATTTTGGACCGTTTAGTTGGATATAACATCAGCCCAATTCTATGGAAAAAAGTAAAAAAAGGCTTGAGTGCTGGCCGCGTTCAATCAATCGCACTACGAATCATTATTGATAGAGAAAAAGAAATCAACAATTTCAAACCAGAAGAGTATTGGACAATTGACGGTAACTTCCTTAAAGGCAAGAAAAAATTCCAAGCCAATTTTTATGGTGTGAATGGTAAGAAGAAAAAGCTATCTACAGCAGATGATGTTAAAGAAGTGATGTCTGCAATTAAAGGGAAATCATTCGATGTAACAGATGTAACGAAGAAAGAAAGACTTAGAAATCCTGCTGCACCGTTTACTACTTCCAGTTTACAACAAGAAGCAGCGCGGAAATTAAATTATCGTACAAGAAAAACAATGATGCTCGCACAACAATTATATGAAGGAATCACGCTCGGTAAACAAGGAACGGTTGGTTTAATTACGTATATGCGTACCGACTCCACTCGTATCGCGGATTCTGCTATTTTGGAAGCAAGCAATTATATTAAGGCAACTTACGGATCTGAATTTTCTCGTAATCATAAACGTTCAGATAAAAATGCTAAAGGTGCTCAAGATGCCCATGAAGCAATCAGACCGACAAGCGCAATGAGAAGCCCACAAGAAGTCAAAGAATATTTAACGCGCGATCAACTGCGCTTATATCGCTTGATTTGGGAACGATTTATCGCTAGTCAAATGACACCAGCAGTTCTTGATACAATGCGTGTAGACTTAGATAATAATGGCGTTAACTTTAGAGCAAATGGTTCCAAAATTAAATTCCATGGTTTCATGAAAGTCTACGTAGAAAGTAACGATGATAATACGGAAGAAAAAGAAAATATTCTACCGGATTTGAAAAAAGGAGATAAGGTGCAGTCCGAATCACTCGAACAGCGTCAACATTTCACTCAGCCACCTCCACGTTACACAGAAGCTAGATTAGTAAAAACATTAGAAGAAATTGGTATCGGTCGTCCATCGACTTATTCACCAACGCTAGATACAATTCAGCGCAGAAATTATGTTTCTTTAACGAATAAACGTTTTATCCCAACCGAGTTAGGCGAAATTGTTAATGAAATGATTGAAGATTATTTCCCAGAGATTTTAGATGTGAAGTTCACTGCCAACATGGAAAGCGAGCTAGATGAAGTAGAGCACGGTGAAGTTGAGTGGGTCAAAGTAATCGATGAATTTTATAAACGTTTTGAGCCGAATGTTATTAAAGCAGACGCGGAAATGGAAAAAATTGAGATTAAAGACGAACCAGCTGGCATTGATTGCGATCTTTGCGGAGCGCCGATGGTATATAAAATGGGCAAATACGGTAAGTTCCTTGCTTGTAGTAGATTCCCAGATTGCCGTAATACGAAAGCAATCGTCAAAGAAATTGGTGTTACTTGTCCGAAATGTGAGAAAGGGCATGTAATAGAAAGAAAGAGCAAGAAAAAACGAATTTTCTATGGCTGTGATCGTTATCCAGATTGTGACTACGTTTCATGGGATAAACCAGTAGAACGACCTTGCCCGAAATGTAGTAAACGAGCATTAGTCGAGAAGAAATTGAAAAAAGGCGTACAAGTACAATGTACAAATTGTGATTACAAAGAATCAACCCAACAATAAGTGGAAAATGGCAGCACTTGGAAAGTTCCTGTGTTGCCATTGTTGCGCGAGGAGGCGGACAAATGGAAAAGAGTGTTAATGTAATTGGAGCAGGTTTAGCTGGAAGTGAAGCAACATGGCAATTAGTAAAGCGTGGCGTAAAAGTTGATTTATATGAAATGAGACCGGTCAAACAAACCCCGGCGCACCATACTGACAAATTTGCAGAACTAGTATGTACAAATTCCTTACGCGCTAATGGCCTAACGAATGCTGTAGGCGTTATTAAAGAAGAAATGCGGATACTTGATTCTATTATTATTGAAGCAGCTGATAAAGCATCTGTACCAGCTGGAGGGGCACTTGCTGTTGATCGCCATGAATTTTCTGGCTACATAACAGATAAAGTGAAAAACCACCCACTTGTTACCGTGCATACAGAGGAAGTTACGACTATCCCTGAAGGCCCAACAGTTATTGCTACAGGTCCGCTTACAAGTCCTGCGCTAGCAGAAGAAATCAAACAATTGACTGGCGAAGAGTACCTTTATTTCTATGATGCAGCGGCACCAATCATTGAAAAAGATAGCATCGATATGGATAAAGTATATTTGAAATCCCGTTATGATAAAGGGGAAGCTGCTTACTTAAATTGCCCGATGTCAGAAGAAGAATTTAACGCATTTTATGAAGCATTAGTTACTGCTGAAACGGCTGCTTTAAAAGAATTTGAAAAAGAAGTATTTTTTGAAGGTTGTATGCCGATTGAAGTAATGGCGAAACGTGGAATTAAAACGATGCTATTTGGACCATTGAAACCAGTTGGATTAGAAGATCCGAAAACAGGAAAAAGACCATATGCAGTATTGCAACTTCGCCAAGACGATGCTGCTGGAACGCTTTATAATATGGTAGGATTCCAAACGCATCTTAAATGGGGCGAGCAAAAACGCGTTTTCGGTATGATTCCAGGTTTAGAAAATGCTGAAATCGTTCGTTATGGCGTGATGCACCGCAATACATTCATCAACTCACCAACTGTACTTGAGCCAACCTATCAATTAAAAACACGCAATGATTTGTTTTTTGCAGGTCAAATGACTGGTGTAGAAGGCTATGTCGAGTCGGCTGCTAGCGGTTTGGCAGCGGGAATTAATGCGGCTAATTTTGTGGAAGAGAAGGAATTAGTGGTTTTCCCAGCTGAAACAGCGATTGGAAGTTTAGCGCATTACATTACAAGTGCTAGTAAAAAATCGTTCCAACCGATGAATGTTAACTTTGGTCTTTTTCCAGAGCTAGAAACTAAAATTCGTGCCAAACA includes these proteins:
- the topA gene encoding type I DNA topoisomerase yields the protein MADYLVIVESPAKAKTIEKYLGKKFKVKASMGHVRDLPKSQMGVDTEHDYEPRYITIRGKGPVLKELKQAAKKAKKVYLAADPDREGEAIAWHLANSLELDQSDKLRVVFNEITKEAVKESFKTPRKIDMDLVNAQQARRILDRLVGYNISPILWKKVKKGLSAGRVQSIALRIIIDREKEINNFKPEEYWTIDGNFLKGKKKFQANFYGVNGKKKKLSTADDVKEVMSAIKGKSFDVTDVTKKERLRNPAAPFTTSSLQQEAARKLNYRTRKTMMLAQQLYEGITLGKQGTVGLITYMRTDSTRIADSAILEASNYIKATYGSEFSRNHKRSDKNAKGAQDAHEAIRPTSAMRSPQEVKEYLTRDQLRLYRLIWERFIASQMTPAVLDTMRVDLDNNGVNFRANGSKIKFHGFMKVYVESNDDNTEEKENILPDLKKGDKVQSESLEQRQHFTQPPPRYTEARLVKTLEEIGIGRPSTYSPTLDTIQRRNYVSLTNKRFIPTELGEIVNEMIEDYFPEILDVKFTANMESELDEVEHGEVEWVKVIDEFYKRFEPNVIKADAEMEKIEIKDEPAGIDCDLCGAPMVYKMGKYGKFLACSRFPDCRNTKAIVKEIGVTCPKCEKGHVIERKSKKKRIFYGCDRYPDCDYVSWDKPVERPCPKCSKRALVEKKLKKGVQVQCTNCDYKESTQQ
- the trmFO gene encoding FADH(2)-oxidizing methylenetetrahydrofolate--tRNA-(uracil(54)-C(5))-methyltransferase TrmFO, giving the protein MEKSVNVIGAGLAGSEATWQLVKRGVKVDLYEMRPVKQTPAHHTDKFAELVCTNSLRANGLTNAVGVIKEEMRILDSIIIEAADKASVPAGGALAVDRHEFSGYITDKVKNHPLVTVHTEEVTTIPEGPTVIATGPLTSPALAEEIKQLTGEEYLYFYDAAAPIIEKDSIDMDKVYLKSRYDKGEAAYLNCPMSEEEFNAFYEALVTAETAALKEFEKEVFFEGCMPIEVMAKRGIKTMLFGPLKPVGLEDPKTGKRPYAVLQLRQDDAAGTLYNMVGFQTHLKWGEQKRVFGMIPGLENAEIVRYGVMHRNTFINSPTVLEPTYQLKTRNDLFFAGQMTGVEGYVESAASGLAAGINAANFVEEKELVVFPAETAIGSLAHYITSASKKSFQPMNVNFGLFPELETKIRAKQERNEKLAERALNAIKKVAEQL